The proteins below come from a single Thermopolyspora flexuosa genomic window:
- a CDS encoding ATP-binding protein, producing MEVIITVRLPRDAASVPVIRGILNAALRVIGVAPQVRDDIQLMLAEACTNVVLHARAADEYDVTARVCEDLCVLKVTDQGGGLIDESVPAAAGLAETGRGLKIMEDLADAMLVANFPERGLSVHLEKVLQFAPDALGERLQVASANGANTHLRR from the coding sequence ATGGAGGTGATCATCACGGTGCGGCTTCCCCGGGACGCCGCGAGCGTTCCGGTGATCAGGGGTATCCTCAACGCGGCGCTCCGGGTGATCGGAGTCGCCCCGCAGGTTCGTGACGACATCCAGCTCATGCTCGCCGAGGCCTGCACCAACGTCGTGCTGCACGCGCGGGCCGCCGACGAGTACGACGTGACCGCGCGGGTCTGCGAGGACCTGTGCGTGCTCAAGGTGACCGACCAGGGCGGCGGGCTCATCGACGAGTCCGTCCCGGCGGCCGCGGGCCTCGCCGAGACCGGGCGCGGCCTGAAGATCATGGAGGACCTGGCGGACGCCATGCTCGTGGCGAATTTCCCGGAGAGAGGGCTGAGCGTCCATTTGGAAAAGGTCCTGCAGTTCGCCCCGGACGCGCTCGGGGAAAGGCTGCAGGTGGCATCCGCGAATGGGGCGAACACGCACCTGAGGCGGTAA